From a single Rhodococcus qingshengii JCM 15477 genomic region:
- a CDS encoding BCCT family transporter, which translates to MTAVKTAWRELRKPVFIPASIVIFALIAFAVIYAGTAADAFETLNNVISDGVGWWYILSATGFVIFALYCGISRIGNIRLGRDDEQPEFGMLSWFAMLFSAGMGIGLVFYGVAEPLSHYVTPPVAGQIAGSTDAAANQAMELTLFHWGLHAWAIYVVVGLGLAYMTYRKGRPLSIRWLLEPLLGRARIEGKIGHAIDVVAIVGTLFGVATSLGFGVQQISAGLDYLGWVETDNWLVITIIVIVTGMATFSVVSGVTKGLKWLSNINMMLAAALALFVLILGPTLFLMQSWVQNLGGYVQALPELMLRTSPFAEDGWQGAWTIFYWGWWMSWAPFVGMFIARISRGRTIREFVFGVLLAPTLVGSLWFTIFGNSGILRQRNEGTMLDASGAVDTNTSLFTLLDGLPLGTISSVLAIVVIVFFFVTSADSGSIVIDILATGGSLETSKITRVYWTFLSGAAAAVLLIVGGSGSLTALQTVAIATAVPFSVIMVLACLSMLKAFRYEVASAPRYLRVSTNASASTDVPQPTEKRLRDLKISSTFAGLTPSQSGIMTDPSDAHMLVAVHEVPAHAVNIDPDTGAVDFSEESKVVDPLGGEVFDTPEFADSAEGHAQAASTD; encoded by the coding sequence ATGACTGCGGTCAAAACTGCGTGGCGTGAACTACGGAAACCCGTGTTCATCCCCGCGTCGATAGTGATCTTTGCCCTGATCGCCTTTGCCGTGATCTACGCGGGAACCGCCGCGGATGCTTTCGAAACACTCAACAATGTGATCAGCGACGGCGTCGGCTGGTGGTACATCCTCTCGGCCACCGGTTTCGTGATCTTCGCGCTGTACTGCGGAATCAGCCGCATCGGCAACATCCGATTGGGACGTGACGACGAGCAGCCCGAGTTCGGGATGCTCTCGTGGTTCGCGATGCTCTTCAGCGCCGGCATGGGCATCGGGCTCGTGTTCTACGGAGTAGCCGAACCACTTTCGCACTACGTGACCCCACCTGTCGCCGGGCAGATCGCCGGATCCACGGACGCCGCAGCCAATCAAGCCATGGAACTGACGCTGTTCCACTGGGGCTTGCATGCATGGGCGATCTACGTCGTCGTCGGCCTTGGTCTGGCGTACATGACCTACCGAAAGGGTCGCCCGCTGTCGATCCGTTGGCTGCTCGAGCCGCTCCTCGGACGGGCTCGCATCGAAGGAAAGATCGGCCACGCCATCGACGTCGTCGCCATCGTCGGCACGCTGTTCGGTGTCGCGACGTCGCTGGGCTTCGGTGTCCAGCAGATCTCGGCCGGCCTCGACTACCTCGGCTGGGTGGAGACCGACAACTGGTTGGTCATCACCATCATCGTCATCGTGACGGGCATGGCGACCTTCTCGGTCGTCTCCGGTGTCACGAAGGGCCTCAAGTGGCTCTCCAACATCAACATGATGCTCGCTGCCGCGCTGGCCCTGTTCGTCCTGATTCTGGGACCGACGCTGTTCCTCATGCAGTCGTGGGTGCAGAACCTCGGCGGATACGTCCAGGCCTTGCCCGAACTGATGCTGCGCACGTCCCCGTTCGCCGAAGACGGCTGGCAGGGCGCATGGACCATCTTCTACTGGGGTTGGTGGATGAGCTGGGCACCGTTCGTCGGCATGTTCATCGCGCGCATCTCACGCGGCCGCACCATCCGCGAATTCGTCTTCGGTGTACTGCTGGCCCCGACGCTGGTTGGTTCGTTGTGGTTCACGATCTTCGGTAACTCCGGCATTCTGCGTCAGCGCAACGAAGGCACGATGCTCGACGCATCCGGCGCAGTGGACACCAACACGTCGTTGTTCACGCTTCTCGACGGACTTCCGCTCGGAACGATTTCGAGTGTTCTCGCGATCGTCGTGATCGTGTTCTTCTTCGTCACGTCCGCGGACTCCGGCTCGATCGTCATCGACATCCTCGCGACCGGTGGCAGCTTGGAGACCTCCAAGATCACGCGTGTCTACTGGACGTTCCTCTCCGGTGCCGCGGCCGCAGTTCTCCTCATCGTGGGTGGCAGTGGATCGCTCACGGCGCTGCAAACCGTTGCCATCGCCACGGCGGTACCGTTCTCGGTCATCATGGTGCTGGCATGTCTGTCGATGCTGAAGGCATTCCGATACGAGGTCGCGTCGGCACCACGCTACCTGCGGGTTTCTACAAATGCCTCGGCATCGACCGACGTTCCGCAACCCACCGAAAAGCGGCTCCGCGATCTGAAGATCTCGTCGACCTTCGCCGGGCTCACTCCGTCACAAAGCGGGATCATGACGGATCCCTCCGACGCCCACATGCTCGTCGCGGTCCACGAAGTCCCCGCCCATGCGGTCAACATCGACCCGGATACCGGCGCCGTCGACTTCTCCGAGGAATCGAAGGTCGTCGATCCACTGGGCGGAGAGGTGTTCGACACACCCGAGTTCGCCGACTCGGCAGAAGGCCACGCGCAAGCTGCCAGTACGGACTGA
- a CDS encoding ribosomal protein L7/L12, which translates to MTTEPTTGNWVRLAIWLFATAGFAYGTVQAWRNRNKPQSVWWEGTTAPTEVPADDVRSALASTDDRIPAIKALRELHPGLGLKDAMDLIDAQRGEQGPQHR; encoded by the coding sequence GTGACCACGGAACCGACAACCGGTAATTGGGTTCGCCTGGCAATCTGGCTTTTCGCGACGGCCGGATTTGCCTACGGCACCGTCCAAGCCTGGCGAAACAGGAACAAACCTCAGTCGGTGTGGTGGGAAGGGACAACTGCCCCCACCGAAGTACCCGCCGACGACGTCCGTAGCGCACTCGCGTCGACAGACGACCGCATTCCGGCAATCAAGGCACTACGCGAACTACATCCGGGCTTGGGCCTGAAGGATGCGATGGATCTGATCGACGCTCAGCGGGGCGAACAGGGCCCGCAACACCGATAG